The Centroberyx gerrardi isolate f3 chromosome 8, fCenGer3.hap1.cur.20231027, whole genome shotgun sequence genomic sequence GCTTGCCTGCTGCTGCCTCGTACCCGGCAAAAGtgatttctctcttctttttttcttcgaATGTGAAGGCACTGGATATTACTCCTTGCCACATCCAATATGGATCCACTGCAATTACAGCCTCGATTGAGCagaaattcaatatttttaaggATAAGGACTGGGATTTCCGGTCCGAGCTGCAACTTTGCCTAGAATGCTTTAGAGGGCACATAAAGATTATATTAGATGCATACAGCTATCTTTTTGTCAGTAGTATAACAATAATATTCCACGTCTAAGAGTGTTTTGTCCCAGCTGCATAATAACTTTCAGTTTTAACATCAGCAACATTTTCAAGATGGATTATCTGATGTTGCCTCAGTAGGTTTCATCTGCATGCATTATGTTTTCCTCTCAATGTTTCTGCATGCATCCTGTAGTTTTATTTTTCCTGATGCATTGCCAACGTAATGGCTCATTTGATAGAGGCGTCATCATTCAAATTATGTTTTGACAGAACAGACTTAATGTGATCATTACTCTAATGGCTTTTATGAGAGTGCTCTGATGTCCTTTTTCTCCTGTAGTGAACTTAAATAGGTGCTGTATTTCAGTCCACCTTTGCTGTACAGGGCAGTGTAGCGCATCAAGACTGTATTGGAACAGATGGTTCCTGTGGTGGACAATATGACCCCGGCGCCTCTGACTCAGAACTGCTCCAACTGCAGCCAGGTATTAGTCCCAGAGCTCAATGTGGTGAAGGCCGTGCTGCTGGGCTTGGTGCTGGGTATCTTCATCATGTTTGGAGTGGTGGGAAACATCCTGGTAATCCTCTCGGTGGTTTGCCACAGAAACCTACGGACGGTCACACACTACTTCATCGTCAACCTGGCAGTGGCGGACCTCCTGCTGAGCTCCACTGTGCTGCCCTTCTCTGCCATTTTTGAGATCCTGGATCGCTGGGTGTTTGGACGGGCCTTTTGCAATGTTTGGGCAGCTGTGGACGTGCTCTGCTGCACGGCCTCCATCATGAGCCTGTGTGTGATCTCTGTGGACCGCTACATCGGAGTCAGTTACCCGCTGCGTTACCCGGCCATAGTGACAGAGCGCCGGGCGCTGCTGGCAGTGGTGGCGTTGTGGGTGCTGTCCGTCACCATATCCATCGGCCCTTTGTTTGGCTGGAAAGAGCCGGCGCCGGAGGACGAGTCCATCTGCAAGATCACAGAGGAGCCGGGCTACGCGATCTTCTCTGCCGTGGGCTCCTTCTACCTCCCTCTGGCCATCATACTGGCCATGTACTGTCGGGTTTATGTGGTGGCTCACAGGGAGAACCAGGGCCTGAGGGAGGGCCAGAAGACGGAGAAGTCGGACTCGGAGTGCGTGACGCTCAGGATACACCGGGGCAACACGGTGGTGTCAGAGGATGAGGCCCTTCGCAGGCGCACGCACTTCGCCCTGCGGCTGCTCAAGTTCTCGCGGGAAAAGAAGGCCGCCAAGACCTTGGGCATCGTGGTTGGCTGCTTTGTGCTGTGCTGGCTGCCATTTTTTCTGGTGCTGCCCATCGGTGAGTATTCTCAGGGCCATCTTCTTGTATGTGATCCTTATCTTTGTGTGCATTCGTTCTGGGCAAAGCAACAGTTGTGAATTAATTCAGCTCAGTACGGAAGTAACTGTTGGATgatttcaatacttataatagtTACAGGGTAAAATACTGGCTAAATGTCTTTCTGTCAAGCCATTAAAACCCCTATGAGCACTGAACAGTGTCATTTTCATCAGGTTTTATCCATTTGTTTACATGATAAAGGATAAAGATGCATAAGATAGTTCTGTAAGATTCCCTGCTTTCTATTGTCCTAACTTTTTAACTTAATCAATAAGATTTAATAAATTTGGAACAGGGACACATATTCGAGCACCTGCACGCATACATATGAGGCAGACTATTTTTAGAAAGCTATTTCACATCTGCATTAATTCATTTTACAGACGCTTTTATTGATTCCTGCTACGGCCAGAATTTTAAGTGCTGGTGAATGAAATAGTTTGATGATGTTAATTGAATTGCTCTTCTGGGGGAGCACACAGAAGTTACTGTAATTCAGATGAGCCTTGTGGCTTATTGAGCAGCTGTAGTAAATGCTTTGGCTTCATGGACCAGGTAGCTACTTAGTCCAAGGGCTCCCATTAGAGAAACCCTCTATAAATAGGTGGTGTCTCTCAGACGGCCTCTGCTCCAGTGCTCCTCTCTCTGTAAACAAAAGGCTGCAGTAATACTGAGCACACGCTGCCAGACCACCGACCAtacttcaaacacacacttgaattaAGTGTCAAGTCTTTTCTCTgttcccttctttctccctgGCATCTATGACTCACTTCATCACAATGCCATCACAGGAATGACAGATAAAGTCATCACATCGATGTCATGGCTTATATGTTGCTGGGCTCCCTCCAAGGACGCCCAGGTTGAAGATGACAAGCTTGAAGAGAAATCACATGGCAAGCCAACCATGTATGTGCTAGTGTCAGTGTAGAGAGGGAATGTGGGAAGGAAATCCAAACCAAGTATTATTGAGATATGGCAAACCCCTCAGGGTTTGTATTTATTGCATACTCTCATGCTCATAAATATAGCTGATACCATAAGCTTTTCCTGATTGGGTTCCTGCTCCCTTACCATGGCTGGTCTCCTTCTGAAGAAACTAAGACTTCAAGCACAACATAAGGACAATCATAGGTTTAGCATTAAATCACCCGGCAGTTTTCCAGTTTCCATATATAGTGCCAGAACATTCatcattgttttatttggtttattaaaGTAAACATTATTTTGgcatcaaagaaaaaaaaattacacatcgTGGGAATTTAATCAGGTCAAAAGTCTAAGAAAGGCGAGTCCTTGTTTTGGCTCGGTGTTTATTTTGAGAAAGGTTTGTTCTTGTCTGTCCTTGACATTTCAGAAGTCCTTCACAAAGGAAGGAAACACAAAGCAAGCCATTGCTCATTTAAACACCAACAAGGGTACTATTATTGTAGTTCTAGATGTTTTGCTATCACTTGATCAGGAATTATGTACATGTACATTATGTATCTGTGGCATCGGGAGTCAAAATGATATTTCACATTATAACCCATCATTTATGTTGGCGATTGTTTCCTTGATACGATGCTTGCACGTTTGAAGCGAGCGTGAAATGTGTTCTTTTTGCctctcccagcatgcatcattttgtcgctgttgggtgaaaaccttgtatctcccaaaTTTCAAGTTTTTtaaggaactaagaaaaaccgCCTTGTTTCCAGAtagaccaccatgcatttttgagtttattcaatgtggttttgaaagggttttataagaCAGAGGGACTCTCAACTCTCAACTGATAGAGAGGCATGTAACACTTAAACCGAAGTTAAATCTTGAAAAT encodes the following:
- the adra1aa gene encoding alpha-1A adrenergic receptor: MVPVVDNMTPAPLTQNCSNCSQVLVPELNVVKAVLLGLVLGIFIMFGVVGNILVILSVVCHRNLRTVTHYFIVNLAVADLLLSSTVLPFSAIFEILDRWVFGRAFCNVWAAVDVLCCTASIMSLCVISVDRYIGVSYPLRYPAIVTERRALLAVVALWVLSVTISIGPLFGWKEPAPEDESICKITEEPGYAIFSAVGSFYLPLAIILAMYCRVYVVAHRENQGLREGQKTEKSDSECVTLRIHRGNTVVSEDEALRRRTHFALRLLKFSREKKAAKTLGIVVGCFVLCWLPFFLVLPIGSMFPAYRPSDTVFKITFWLGYFNSCINPIIYPCSNQEFKKAFQSLLGVHCLRVTPRPHHHLSPGQSHVQGHSQPLSLGLDSRGGPSRLSPSSSMALSRTPSSRDSREWRVFSGSSGVGSGPAETSRAKVAKLCSKSLRRSCCCILGDGTPSQESNCVQPPPAGNLPTIKIHQLSLCEKGEPV